AACCGTCCGGATCAGTTCTAtgccaacagatcagccatttgCCCTCCAGCTATCTAGAGAGGCAATTTTGAGTTGAACttgcagtactacacactcgtgggacaaaCACTCTACTGTGGGTTACCTCACGAGCATCCTGTGGACCATTTGGAGAGGTTCGATGATCTGATATCTGCTATTAAAGGCGAGGGAGTCTCTGAAAACTACCTtttatgcaagctcttcaagtattcaTTTGCTGGAGAGGCTTCacattggcttaagcagttaccaccaggatctcttatATCCTGGGCCGACATTAAGAAAAAGTTTATGTgtaacttctttgatgaggcatgtgctgaagacttgaggagtaAGATTACCACATTCATTCAGGAGCCTACAGACtcattcagaagctcctggatcagattcaaatcttatcagagagattgtccacaccatggacTCAATGAGGTGCAGTTGCTCAGCACTTTCTCCAAAGGTATCGCGGTGCaatatcagatggctcttgacgCATCTAGCGAAGGGAACTTTAACACTAGGAATCCAGAAGAGGCTGTGAGACTTATTGAGTACTTGGCATCCAACAACAACATCAAGAACACGGACTATGAGAGGAAGCAATCTGCAACTACCCTTGAGAAGGagcagatggatgaggtgaaagcaaagctggacagtgttcagaagcttctcaggaagcaagCTTTCTTGGTTGAGGATGCAGATGCTGTAAACACAGAGGACATAGCAAAAGTAGAGAAGGAAGTGAACTTCATTGGAGGAACTagatttcagaggtctggaTTTCAGAGGTGCGGAAACAAAGGAGAAAACTTCTATGGTAATGGGCAGAGAAGTAACttcaaccagagttcacagtacCAGAAATCCTACAACAACAACTAACAGCAACAACATGAGTTATGTAAACTCATCTTACCAGAAaccaccaccacagactcaggaGAGCAAGATCGAAGCAATGCTTGATCGGGTGCTAGAAGGACAGCAGAACCAGATGGTggatttcaatgggaagattgattctgtctacaacaacctgaacacaaagtttgagactttgagcactcatctGAAGAAGTTAGAGATACAGGTAGTTCAGACATGAAAAGCTTCTAAGAAGCAAGAGGCTTTAGCATGGGGGATATGAGATGATGCAATGagacaccacgtgaatgccatcatagatgatgatttcttgcaagtggtgaagcatgagaagctgCAGGAAGGAAGTTTCCAAGTGGAAAGCTCGATGAACTTCGGCGGATCACACTGGTGTCGACCGACGTTAGACCACAGACATTGATCGACAGACCTTAAACAAAGCCGATCGACGAGCCTTCCAGAACCTCGATCGACGACACTTATGGAGTCGGTTGCATCGTGCAATGCCGTGAGGATTATGTCTCACGAGGAGCTCGTAGCaagacacccacatccgcccagcccttTACGCCTAAACATTGATCGACGCCATGAGCCAAATGTCGACCGAAAACGAGAGAAAATCGCCAATCGACAAACTCCAGTCATCATCGATCAACGAACACCTATCACATACCaagtgcagatgccaaagattGAAACCGCAAGAATCGACGCACCTAGACCACGACCTAAACCTTCAGCTAACCTACCAGAGGCCACCGGTACACATTCAGAAGATGCAACAAATGCTCTATGGAAGTTGATAAGGTTCCTATGGGGAGGACCTTAAAGAAGAGAAATGAGAAGGTTACTAAGTATTTGAAGAGGGGAGCTAATAAGAAGGAGATGGACAACTTTCTTAAGAGAGTCCTTAGGATTCCACTGGAAAAGCCATTCGAAGAAGCCTACtttacccacagattgtggatgttcttcagagagaccaaagaaactgaaaaagacattaggagaatgttctttGAAGTCAGAGAAATGATGAAGAATATaattacactgaagaagaagagtgacgTGGaaaatttgcaataccatgtctAGTTAAAgtattgagttcccacatgctTTGTGTGACACAAAAGCATCATTCAGTATCCTACgaagggttatggcagaccatctagaTCTGAAAGTGAAGCCTTCCCAAGAatcattcacttttgtggattgttctcagaggaactcaagaggaattgtgagagaccttGAGGTGCATATTGGTAATGCCCTCGTTCCAGTTGATTTTGATGTCTTAGATATCACGctgaactggaactcttctctattgcTTGGGAGATCAttcttgtcaacagtaggaGCAGTGTGCAAGATGCAGACCAACCAGTTGTTTCTAACACTAATAGATCTACACGCCTACTATTACCCAATTCCAGTCATGAAACCGCATACGTCCTCCAAAATAATTGATAATCCATGACTCATATCAACATGCCACTGTGGAGCTGAGTACGAGACAAAGTATTCTGCGTCGATCGAAACTCTCActgccacatcgatcgacagtgccaATCAGAAATCGATTACCAATCACCTCGAAGAATCGATCGGTAGTAGTCCATACAattgggagaacgactactacaacCCTACCTTTGCAGTAGCCACTACAGAGGCATATGATGAGGATCCCATGGAGGAACGAGCCATAGAGTATTATGCTCTTTGCTCATAAGAAGATAGAATTCTCCACCATTCTTATAGAAAtgcgccatcgatcgacagaggatacaaaccatcgatcgacactcatcatcatcaaaccAACCGCGGATGAGCATCAACCGACGCTGCCTACCACACATCGATCGAGAATGGAATCGACCTTGCACGAGAAGGAAACTATTCAATAGGCAGTTGGTCAGATGATCACTATCACGAGAGCTTTACAGTTAAGACAGCAATATCTCGACCACGGGCCGACGAGCTCCATGAAGGTTTCACTACTTaggaacttctcaacatgcaagaacgttgatataccttggatttgacccgttttcatccatggtatataagtgttttactatatatatatatatatatatatatctatgttttctactcttctaggtatgttttcaggttcaggtgcatttcggagtaaagctatgactttggagcattttggagcttaaaggacatttcacccgagctgaccatgtagaggtcgacgagaggaaggacaatcgatcgatgcgcatccagtgctgtcgatcgacaccaagagaTGCCTTGACatatgaagattaatatcgatcgatgtacacaagtaccatcgatcgatgtcgagacattggacacgcgacattttggatccagcggacttaaaacccaaggccaagccaaattacgaaaaatgccctgacgagtttttaacctagtagattatatactgcctaagtctTTTGACGGCAGGGAGAGCTTTTTGTTACaattttactttgagagagaagagagagttttggagagaagatcacttgtgctTGGAACTCctagttttcatttcttttcatctattctatgaatttccatttcttcattgttatgaattgctttgctatgtctgagtagttcatttattagatccagggttcagataggtttgtgggattagccccaaactatagacctgccttgttgtgatattcatgatagatttgtattcattgcttgttttagccttgctaactagaacttgatcataggattgcatactcaagcacccttgttatcccatcctgacatctatctaccATATTAGGACTtatagagagggctaaccgccaatttagtatcttaataggcaatatcatactcgcgcataggcctggttagaacccgtcgatcgatgtcctcaactgactatcggtcgacgtaggcaaaggtgtatcggtcgacgtcccaataggaccatcgatcgacactctttcgttgtcaacatactaaccgttgagacacgagatctagcttgttaaccagtgaaacatgcgataGCTGATCACTGCGTTAAGCGGTTGAGTCCTaaaatatcatgcatgcaacaattaggcatctatagatattataatctccaacacctgaatagtggcacaaatacaaaccattataaataatcttttatttattataaataatttacaaacatttatattagaATTATAGACACTTATAATAgctttatgaatattttacttctaaatgtttgtaaagatttataaactcttgaaaaatatttattaactcTTATAAATTGTGCTATGAAGATTATTAaactcttataatatttttataaacccttatatacAGAttcataaacttttataaatatatttttaaaaccttaaaaatgatttataagttcttataaatagttttataaacccttataagaGGTTTCTAACATGCAAGATAATATAGATTAGCTAGAGCCCAAGCTGCAGCAAGACTACCTTCCTTTTCCTTGTATCAGAACTTTGCAATTGATCAACCTTCTCGGTGGGAAGATAAGGGACAGTTTCATCCATCCTAGGACCAACAGAGCCTCTCCCACGTTTGTTCCTGTCATTTACAAAGAGACTCAGAAGATGAAGGAAGCTAAAGGTAAAAGAAGCTATAGCAAATAGACATATATACCGTGATTGGAGAAAAAACTCAATTCTCATCATCTCCTAaaccttcatcatcatcatccaagtACAATCTTTTGTCCAATAATGATTGATGAGTGATCTTTCTCTCCTCATTAATGGAGCTACATTTCTTATCCAAACTCCTTTTCGAAAAACTACTACTCCGCTTCATTTGGctactgctgctgctgctttCATCTCTTGATTTTCTTTTGAGCCTTTCGTTTTCTTGCTCCTGAGCCTTCCACATCTCATTGGTTTCTACCGCTCTGTTTGTTGTATTATGGTCAAGAAACATGCAAGAGATTAgagtaaataattaacatattgaGCTACATTGAGTACTAGACAGACACATAAGTCACAACATTGAACTGTTAAGAAACGCAGAACCCAAAACAAAACTTTCAGATTCTGCCAACTTTCTTATTGTGAATCGACCATTcacaaacaattaaaataatccTCTTCCAAAAACATACAGCTATTGCTTCAACGAACAAAAGAATATCACACACTATAGCAATGCAAAGGCTTATCCTTTTCAATCTTAACTTTTGTAAAACGAAAATAAGTAAAGGGTGGAAAGAAAAGCATTACATTGTTGAAATTCAAGGACAGTTGCTGTGAGAAACCTCGAGTTAGGTCGATGTCTTACATTAGGCTTCTCAATATAAGCTCGGACACCATCTTTTTCAGCTTGTCTCCTCAACTCTGCTGCTTCTCTCAACAGAACCGAAGCTATTCGATTTTCAGTTTCCAGATCCATCAGCAGAAGCAGACTGTTAAAGTAACCAAACACTCAAAATCTGATATAGAAAGCGTGAAAATTTTCTGCCACGAAACTTGTGGAAAAGCTATGGTCTTTGTATGTGAGAGAGAGCAAGTAAAAAAGTAAATGGAACAAAATCAACAACTGAGAAACAGAGGTTTCGCAATCAAGGAATCAGAGGAGATTAGTTCGCTAAAGGAAACAGATTCTGCAATTTAAGAcacaagaagaaacaaaaaaaatctcaatgatTGTTCAATAAGATTTAAGAGAAAAACAAGAGTCAATGATGAAAATGGTGATTACCATTGTACATCGAAGCAAATGTGTGTTGGCAGGGTTGTGGATGTCATATAAGCTTAAACACAACTTCTGGGAACTGAACATATCAATTACATTACAAAATAACTTAGAGTTACAAAGGGTTATAAAGGATCTTAAGTTGTCAAAAACTCAATGTTTTCACAATCAAAACTGTTTATCTTAGATCGACCTGTACATATTAGAAGTCTAAAGCAACCTCGTTTGATTTTTCGACTAGAGTAACCACAAAATCGAAATTTCGCAAAATTAATCGacacaaacaaaagaaagagaaattaGATGCATACCAGTTGGGAATCTTGTACAGAAGTAGGAGTCGACAGTGTGAATCGCAGAGAACCGGTGGAATGAGAGAGATGGTGGATCTCCGGTGAATCGGAGGCAGAGAGGAAGAAAAAATATCGCGAGAGAGAGATGGTGGATCTCCGGTGAATCAGAGGCAGAGAGGAAGAAAAAAGatcgcgagagagagagaggaagaaaagaggaacgcgagagagagataaagataGGGCTAGTATGGTCTTTTGATTATTAATGAAAAgtgtatttatgaaaatgtcttCCTACTAATGGTATATTTGAAATGTGGTACCAAAGAAAGTGTAGAAGTAaaattctccttttttttttttgctaattttgataagaattataaaatgtacaaagaaaacaatacttctattacttttttttttctcttaaataaATCAAACGAAAAACAATCAAACTTACATAATGATTAatcgtaatatatatatattatagacgCTTCTACGACGTTTCTATTCCTAACTTTTTAGAAATCATGTTTCCACGTATCATGTTTCCCGTACTAGAAATCATGTTTCCAACGTTTCTATGCTACTGTTTTTAATGTACGTATGAGtcgcataatttttttttgagccCATTTGTCTGAccctttctttgttttcttccaCAACCAGAAGAATAACCCTGGGGCTGGGATCAAAGGAGTTGCATGGGACGGAGTCTTgatttatctttattttcttgCACAGCCAATCAACTGCTTTCACGTTGTCTCAAAGTGCAAGCTACTAAACTTATTCCACTGAATAATCCAACTCGTGATTTGAAATACCCTGACCGGCTTCTACTGCTTGACGCAAGGCTTGGTGCTACAATCTGGCTGTTCAAACTAGGGAACTCGATTCTGTTCTCTTGCAAACCTCCTTCAACAGCATCATTGCTTCCTTCTTCATGACCTTCTGGTTCTACGGTGTCTGCGTTCACCGAAAGCATAGGCCTGACCGTTCTTAACCAGTCTGCGCAACCGCCCATCACTCCTCTACACTTCTTGATTTTCACTTTAATTAAACCAGGGCAACCGTTTGCAAGATTCTCGATCCCCAAATCTGAAATCGGACAGTTCTTGATACATAATTTCCTTAAACTCGGACACTTCGCTGCAATACAAGAAAGCTCAGGATCACCAAACGTATCACAACCACAAAGTGCTAATCTTTCAAGATTCTGACATTTTACAGCCAACATTGCTAAACTTAGCGTTGTCGGATTCACACCAATGAGAACCAGCTCCTGTAACTTAGAACAAAACTTAGCCACAGCAACAAGCCCTTCGTCTCCAATCAAATTCGCTTTCCATCCATCTATATGAAGCTTCCTTAAACACTTACACTTCTCAGCAATTCCAGCTAATCCACCATTAGTACATTCAGGCGTCTTCACAAGATGCAAACTCTCGAGGCTCGAGCAATTAGAGATGGCAGCTAAAGCTACATCAGTGACTTGCATCCTCTCTAGATGAATCTCCACTATACCATGCTCCTTAACCGCCATCTCTTCAAGAACCATGTCCCAGTCACCAGAGCACCTGAAAAGCTTCAAAGATCTGAGATTCTTTGCCCCGGCGATCACAGGACCAAAGCATTCGCCAATGTAAAGCGCCTTCAAGCAAATCGACTTGAGAGAAGAAGCAGCAAGACCTGGACCGATCGGCTCATGACTTGAGTCGGTGAAGTTACGGAGACGCTTGATGGATAACTCCTCGAGGGAGGAGCAGTGATCGAGCACGGCCTTCACGCCTTCAGCTCCGAAATCGCAAGATCCACAAGAGAGTATGTTCAAACCTTTGCAGTTCTCAGCGAAAGTAGCCATACCTTTGTAAGTGAGCTCACGGCAAGCTCTAAGCTTAAGCCTCTTCAGATTACGACACCGGAGAGATATCATGGCTAAAGCCTCGTCGTTGATACTCACGGATCTACGGTCGCATTTTAGAGAAAGCTTCACGACGGAATCGAATCGAGAGAAGAGGGAAGGGATCGAAGTAATCAGACCTGAGCGAGCGTGGAGAGAGAGACGGTGACGATTACGTCCTTCAACGATCATCCACCGTCGGCAAACGAGAGCACATCTTTTCCGATTACCGGAGTTGAGAAACTGAAACACTAAGGCTAAGCACTCGTCGGGTATATAAGACGTGTAGTCCGGTGAGACCTCGGATTCGTCGGTTTCAATCGGAGATTTGGAAGATAACAATTTGGTTCTCCGTCCATTAAGGATGATCTTGCCGGCGGCTGATGTTGATTGGCCCATCAACGAAAGGTAAAGTCTCCGGTAGATTACGGCTACGGCGGAGAGGAGAACTTGTTGCGATTTGGGATTTTTCGGTTTGTATTCCTGAGATGGAGCGTCGGTTAAAAGGTAAAGTTGTGAATTAATTCGGACGAAGTTGTTGCTTATTATTAGTGGAATTGATTTTTCTCGTTCGGTTAATTCTCGGTTCTAAACTTTTTCGAAAACTTGTCGAAATGGGACAAAAATTtaggatgtttttttttttttggtataaaaccaattttgtttattttgtttctttttaacctttttatttctgaaacttaatgaaataaatagttttatgagtcaaaaaaattattaaaaatataaacaattaataaaacactcatatacccaaacacatatttttcttttgttgaaaaaattgataaataaaattttaaaattatgttctaCTAAAAATAGaattcgtaaaaatgagttagtagaaaacgaattccaaaataaataagtctatctattttttttagaacgaacaatctacttttaattaaaattctaaatatgagAAATGTGAATTCTACTAATTGTCaagatatttaattttctctCGAGTGCAGTTTCTACTTTTAtgaagtattttaaaatttcggaAATGTGAAATCTAAATATAATACATACGTCTACATGAAGTAGAAATTGCATTCACGATTTTTTCGTGGTTGTACTCATTGTAGAAGGTGatttctacggataagaaaccctgttttttgaaaattagggaagtttttgttaaaaaaatattctaaaaatattcttaCTTCTTAAAACATGTTTTGATCGATTTGCTTtgccaaaatatattttaaaaaaaacaattttaccttTTTTCTTCATCAATCTATGATTTCTCCATAGTTTATCTTATGATTTTCACAAACTTTTGTTTTATATGCATATCTATACAACATATGGTGTTTGGAAATTTGGTGCAACAACTGGATGAGTTTTTTTCGGCTGATAACAAAGGAGATATGCTACTGTATTGGAATCAAGTTCTACCTTAGAGGATTTTAAAGGAATGGTTGTGGAGGATTTTGATATGGAAGAACATTAGGGTTACGGGATATTTGGTTCCTTGtcttttgttctcttttttaaTTGTTTCACATTTCTTTTGCCTTTCtacaacattttatttttatcctttttcattaaaatttttaaaaatggttttaatttgtttaatgaaAGGTTAGTTTTAAGCATCGAAAAGCTATTACGTTGTTCTCAGAATCAACAGCGAAGCTAAAAACAATAACAGTTAATATCTTAAACATCGAAAAgctattaattgaatatttttagatttattttattttgtagaaaATTATCGACTGGCTAAGGGAGAGGTAGAATAATTCGGATAGCATCAAAAGTGGTGTGGGTAAAACTACATGCAGATGAAttgtttttatacaaaaaaaaaagttaatatttgtgaagtctttctccttgtcaGTTTTGGAACTTCAAAAAACGTAAATAGTTTTAAAGTACACAAAATCAATTATGTAGAGAACACCTGCTATTGCACCATTCAAACACTATGATGTATAATGTCAAAATGAATAAATTTCTCGCGGTTGATACTCAACATGTTTTCGCTCTCGCGGCTTCTCTATTTTATCTACAAATATgtctaaaaaggaaaattataaaataatcagAGATCATTAGGTTAACTGAAAAAAACTCTAGTAATTGTATGAGAAATTCCTAATTTGGCTGACTACTagaaaaacttaatattaaaGGTTGTTTTGAACCTAAAAATTTACAATCTTAAATCCTAAAACCTCTtggtataaaaaaaaagaaacataaaatattaatagaGTATATGTGAAGATCTAGATGTGAGAGAGAAGATTATCTCTTCCTTTCCTTCTTCACACTTACAAATCTTTCAGAAGGAGGAaatgaaatttgttttgttttttttgatcTGTAAAATAGTTTCTTCGCAAGGCGACTTTAGTTTTTCCGATTTAGTGGATTAAACTTTCGCGATGGCGACTTTTGGAGTGCTTCTTCAATCAATCTTCGAGTAGAGTTTCATTCTAATCTTCTTTGGATTGATGATAGAAGACAATAAACTCCTATCAGTTTTGATCGGTAGTAGGGAATCATGTTGCTTTCCTACAGCTTTGTATTATATCCCGGAGACAATTGAAAGGACATCGTTTGGTTCTCCGTTCACCTAACCAATTCATAGGAGAATCAGTCTTTCTTCGTTGGTGTAGCCAGATTGGCTTTGAAGAAAGCATCTCTGATCGGGAGTTGAACGGGTTTGAAGGATCTCTGTTGTCATTTATGGAGTGGATCAAGAAGAATCGGCGTCTATGGCGGACCGATAAATGGTCTTTTTCCAATGTGAAAAAGTTTCCTCCGCTTAAATTCCGGTGAATCAAATCGTTTCCAGTCAAGTAGTCTCAATGAAGATGGAAGGCAATCTCAAGTGAAGATCAACAAGCCCAAATGATGCAGATCGTATTAAGCCAAATTCATTGGTGAAGCAGGTCCCCTTTTCGCTCGGCGGCGCGTTTCAGGCCCGTGAATTGTGTTCAACTGCATACAGAAGCTTTGACACGTGTATTGCTTCCTTCTTTTGTCTGACGCATGGGCTGCAGAGTCACCCGTAAGATGAaagcaaattatatatatatttttttatgcagCAAACagttattctattactcaaacttgaggtagTATGGGTAGCCAGACCGGAGTGGAagaaccaataaaacataaagaTCTTTGAAAAGAACGTGCATTCCTAGCTAACGAATCTGCAATCTCATTTTGCGTCCTTGGAAAGTAGCTGATCTTGAAGTCCGAAAAACACAACCGAAGAGTTTGAATGATTTTCGGCTCAGTTGAGAAGTTGGGCCAAGCTTGTGGATGTTCTATCATCGCACCTTGCAATCTGTCCCAAACCTCTGACAGGTCGAGTGTTGTATTATACTCTCTATTGCCCATTGTAGCGCTTCCAGTTTCGAGTGTAACGCTGTCTCTCGCCTCCTTAAATTCCTTGACCCCATGAGTTGAATCTTCCCCATGCTATCCTTCCAAACCCATCCAATTTCACTAAACTGAGCTGTGGaagtccatgaaccatccaccatacaaatattacccaagcttaaggcCTGTGTTTCTTCAGCAATTTGTACCTGCGTAGGAACCATTACAGTGTCTCTTGCATTGTACCAAGCTTGGCACTCACTATCTGCATACCTGACTAGTTCCAATGGGTCTCTGTCTATGCCTCTAAACAACTTATCGTTCCTAGCTTTTCAGATGAaccaaattatccaaggataGGGACCCTATCATATGCTGGCTCCATGATACTACTCTTTCCCCCAAAAAGGTAGTCCAAATTAGCATAAATACTTGATACATGGAAGATTTGAGAGCTCACGGTGTTGATGATAATTCCCATGCTTGTAAGGCCGGTGGACACTCAAAGATCGCATGAGTAACAGTCTCTTCTggctctccacatcttgggcaataATTATCACAACACATATTACGGCGTAACATATTCCTTGTTACTGTTACCTGTCATGAGATTGGTtaccatataagatgacaaatCTTTTGTGACACATTCACCTTCCAAGCGAAGGCTTGAATTTTGGTTATGATGGGTTGTAGAACTTCTATATCCTCCTCAGCTCTCATTAAATTTAAAGCAACCCAGTATCCTGACTTAACAGTATATTGACCATTTTTGGTGTAACCCCACCAAAATGTATCATGTCGGTGAGTTGGGCTTATGGTCAAACTCGGAATAATCAAAATATCCTCTTAAGCTACATATTGTTCCAGTAGTCGAGTATTCCACTCCTTTGATTTAGAATTGATAAGACTACTAACGGTCATCTTTGGGTTTACTGTTGTGGCCCGGGCGCGAGCCAGCCTTGCAGGCGTCGAAGGGATCCAAAGATCCTCCCACACATT
This is a stretch of genomic DNA from Brassica napus cultivar Da-Ae unplaced genomic scaffold, Da-Ae ScsIHWf_1413;HRSCAF=1996, whole genome shotgun sequence. It encodes these proteins:
- the LOC125597264 gene encoding F-box protein At1g47056-like isoform X2, whose product is MGQSTSAAGKIILNGRRTKLLSSKSPIETDESEVSPDYTSYIPDECLALVFQFLNSGNRKRCALVCRRWMIVEGRNRHRLSLHARSGLITSIPSLFSRFDSVVKLSLKCDRRSVSINDEALAMISLRCRNLKRLKLRACRELTYKGMATFAENCKGLNILSCGSCDFGAEGVKAVLDHCSSLEELSIKRLRNFTDSSHEPIGPGLAASSLKSICLKALYIGECFGPVIAGAKNLRSLKLFRCSGDWDMVLEEMAVKEHGIVEIHLERMQVTDVALAAISNCSSLESLHLVKTPECTNGGLAGIAEKCKCLRKLHIDGWKANLIGDEGLVAVAKFCSKLQELVLIGVNPTTLSLAMLAVKSKCPSLRKLCIKNCPISDLGIENLANGCPGLIKVKIKKCRGVMGGCADWLRTVRPMLSVNADTVEPEGHEEGSNDAVEGGLQENRIEFPSLNSQIVAPSLASSSRSRSGYFKSRVGLFSGISLVACTLRQRESS
- the LOC125597264 gene encoding F-box protein At1g47056-like isoform X1: MGQSTSAAGKIILNGRRTKLLSSKSPIETDESEVSPDYTSYIPDECLALVFQFLNSGNRKRCALVCRRWMIVEGRNRHRLSLHARSGLITSIPSLFSRFDSVVKLSLKCDRRSVSINDEALAMISLRCRNLKRLKLRACRELTYKGMATFAENCKGLNILSCGSCDFGAEGVKAVLDHCSSLEELSIKRLRNFTDSSHEPIGPGLAASSLKSICLKALYIGECFGPVIAGAKNLRSLKLFRCSGDWDMVLEEMAVKEHGIVEIHLERMQVTDVALAAISNCSSLESLHLVKTPECTNGGLAGIAEKCKCLRKLHIDGWKANLIGDEGLVAVAKFCSKLQELVLIGVNPTTLSLAMLAVKCQNLERLALCGCDTFGDPELSCIAAKCPSLRKLCIKNCPISDLGIENLANGCPGLIKVKIKKCRGVMGGCADWLRTVRPMLSVNADTVEPEGHEEGSNDAVEGGLQENRIEFPSLNSQIVAPSLASSSRSRSGYFKSRVGLFSGISLVACTLRQRESS